The following coding sequences lie in one Streptomyces venezuelae genomic window:
- a CDS encoding SDR family oxidoreductase, protein MTDHDTEGGPGGPPGLPPPPPLGAAALPPGTYDGTVVLVTGGGTGLGKAVAAEFARLGADLVIASRREDRLRAARDELAALGGRVTAAVCDVRDAERVAEVFDAAQAAYGLPGVLVNNAAANFPVPAEDMSPGAWRAVVDITLTGTFLMTREFGRRHLAAGTPGSVIDIGASYAWTGGPGFAHSAAAKAGVKSLVETLAVEWGPYGIQVNGLVPGLMPHDDMTADIRGNLDPAGPLAARQPALRVGLPRELGWAATFLASPYARFITGHTLVADGANWQRRGLVGSPVVTVREQMGRAAFDGGATSPRTAQDGPPPSPRTPPGSRPT, encoded by the coding sequence ATGACGGACCACGACACGGAGGGCGGGCCCGGCGGGCCGCCCGGACTGCCCCCGCCTCCCCCGCTGGGCGCGGCCGCGCTGCCGCCGGGCACGTACGACGGGACGGTCGTCCTCGTCACGGGTGGCGGGACGGGGCTCGGCAAGGCCGTCGCCGCCGAGTTCGCGCGGCTGGGCGCCGACCTGGTGATCGCGAGCCGCAGGGAGGACCGGCTCAGGGCGGCACGGGACGAACTGGCCGCGCTGGGCGGGCGCGTGACCGCCGCGGTCTGCGACGTCCGGGACGCCGAGCGCGTCGCCGAGGTCTTCGACGCGGCGCAGGCGGCGTACGGCCTGCCGGGGGTGCTGGTGAACAACGCCGCCGCCAACTTCCCCGTGCCCGCCGAGGACATGTCGCCGGGCGCCTGGCGCGCGGTCGTGGACATCACGCTCACGGGCACGTTCCTGATGACGCGCGAGTTCGGCCGACGTCATCTGGCGGCGGGCACCCCCGGCTCCGTCATCGACATCGGGGCGTCGTACGCGTGGACGGGCGGCCCCGGGTTCGCGCACAGCGCGGCGGCCAAGGCGGGGGTGAAGAGCCTGGTCGAGACCTTGGCGGTGGAGTGGGGGCCGTACGGCATCCAGGTCAACGGTCTTGTGCCGGGGCTGATGCCGCACGACGACATGACCGCCGACATCCGCGGCAACCTGGACCCGGCCGGACCACTGGCCGCCCGCCAGCCCGCCCTGCGCGTCGGCCTGCCGCGCGAACTGGGCTGGGCCGCCACGTTCCTGGCCTCCCCGTACGCCCGCTTCATCACGGGCCACACGCTGGTGGCCGACGGCGCGAACTGGCAACGCAGGGGACTGGTCGGTTCGCCGGTGGTGACGGTGCGGGAGCAGATGGGGCGGGCGGCGTTCGACGGTGGCGCTACTTCCCCTCGAACCGCGCAGGACGGCCCGCCGCCTTCGCCGCGTACCCCTCCCGGGAGTCGTCCGACGTGA
- a CDS encoding enoyl-CoA hydratase/isomerase family protein: MIDTIGTDIPEGEERLRLDVEDGLGILTLCRPRKLNAWSWESTRQLGLFADRIRFDGSIRAVLLRAEGRAFCAGIDVTAPGGAITGRSGAERTQHYYEGLRWAHERFRAFAGLPQPVVAAVQGYCLGFGFELALMADVRIAADDAVFALPEAGIGVAVDAGGDLRIAREAGAGWAKLLALTGRRIDAPTAERLRLLQQVVPVAELSEASRAVAAEIAANAPLAVRGIKRGIDAYADAGMTEALDRVAMNAALTLTSDDSREGYAAKAAGRPARFEGK; encoded by the coding sequence GTGATCGACACCATCGGCACGGACATCCCGGAGGGCGAGGAGCGGCTGCGCCTCGACGTCGAGGACGGACTCGGCATCCTCACCCTCTGCCGGCCGCGCAAGCTCAACGCGTGGAGCTGGGAATCCACCCGCCAGCTCGGCCTGTTCGCCGACCGGATCCGCTTCGACGGTTCCATCAGGGCGGTGCTGCTGCGCGCCGAGGGCCGGGCGTTCTGCGCGGGCATCGACGTCACGGCGCCGGGCGGCGCGATCACCGGCCGCTCCGGCGCCGAGCGCACCCAGCACTACTACGAGGGGCTGCGCTGGGCGCACGAGCGGTTCCGTGCCTTCGCGGGGCTCCCGCAGCCGGTCGTCGCGGCCGTCCAGGGGTACTGCCTGGGCTTCGGCTTCGAGCTGGCGCTCATGGCGGACGTACGGATCGCGGCGGACGACGCGGTCTTCGCGCTGCCCGAGGCGGGCATCGGCGTCGCCGTGGACGCGGGCGGCGACCTGCGCATCGCCCGTGAGGCGGGCGCGGGCTGGGCGAAGCTGCTCGCCCTCACCGGCCGCCGGATCGACGCGCCCACGGCGGAACGCCTGCGCCTCCTCCAACAGGTCGTGCCGGTCGCGGAGTTGAGCGAGGCGTCCCGGGCCGTGGCGGCGGAGATCGCGGCGAACGCGCCGCTCGCCGTGCGGGGCATCAAGCGCGGCATCGACGCGTACGCCGACGCGGGGATGACGGAAGCCCTCGACCGCGTCGCGATGAACGCGGCGCTCACGCTCACGTCGGACGACTCCCGGGAGGGGTACGCGGCGAAGGCGGCGGGCCGTCCTGCGCGGTTCGAGGGGAAGTAG
- a CDS encoding PIG-L deacetylase family protein, translating into MTEPQSSAAHADQLTPMPEDWRRALAVVAHPDDLEYGCAAAVAGWTDGGREVAYLLATRGEAGIDTLDPATCGPLREREQRASAAVVGVDTVEFLDHKDGVVEYGTALRRDIAAAIRRHRPELVITLNHRDTWGGVAWNTPDHVAVGRATLDAAADAGNRWIFPELIEEQGLEPWNGVRWVAVAGSSTPTHAADATAGLERSVASLLEHRTYIEALTDEDPEKYCRTFLTGNAQSLASRFGGKPAVAFEVFSR; encoded by the coding sequence ATGACCGAGCCGCAGAGTTCAGCCGCCCACGCCGACCAGCTCACCCCCATGCCCGAGGACTGGCGGCGCGCGCTCGCCGTCGTCGCCCACCCGGACGATCTGGAGTACGGGTGCGCGGCGGCCGTCGCGGGCTGGACCGACGGCGGCCGGGAGGTCGCGTACCTCCTGGCCACCCGGGGCGAGGCCGGCATCGACACGCTCGACCCCGCCACCTGCGGACCGCTGCGCGAGCGGGAGCAGCGCGCCAGCGCCGCCGTCGTCGGCGTCGACACCGTGGAGTTCCTCGACCACAAGGACGGCGTCGTCGAGTACGGCACGGCGCTGCGCCGCGATATCGCCGCCGCGATCCGCAGGCACCGCCCCGAGCTGGTCATCACGCTCAACCACCGCGACACCTGGGGCGGCGTCGCCTGGAACACCCCCGACCACGTGGCCGTCGGCCGTGCCACGCTGGACGCCGCGGCGGACGCGGGCAACCGCTGGATCTTCCCGGAGCTCATCGAAGAGCAGGGCCTCGAGCCGTGGAACGGCGTGCGGTGGGTCGCCGTCGCCGGTTCGTCGACGCCCACGCACGCCGCGGACGCGACGGCGGGTCTGGAGCGCTCGGTCGCCTCGCTCCTCGAACACCGCACATACATCGAGGCGTTGACGGACGAGGACCCCGAGAAGTACTGCCGTACGTTCCTGACGGGCAACGCGCAGTCCCTGGCGTCGCGGTTCGGAGGGAAGCCCGCGGTGGCGTTCGAGGTCTTCAGTCGTTGA
- a CDS encoding alpha/beta fold hydrolase, protein MTLSYRQPGVVLTDRRFSVPLDHDDPAGERIEVFAREAVSASRGGADRPWLVYLQGGPGFGATRFSGAESWLARALQDYRVLLVDQRGTGSSTPANRQTLPLRGGPREQADYLAHFRADSIVRDCEAIRPEVTGGAPWTVLGQSFGGFCATHYLSSAPEGLTAALITGGLPALDGHADDVYRAAYPRMERKTTAHYARYPQDVERARRIAAHLAEHDTVLGGGYRLTVPAFQSLGMLLGTGDGSHRLHYLLEDAFVPTPAGPALSDAFLENMRTALSYAGNPLFAVLHEAIYGQGGRPTAWSAERMRGEFPQFDPAKTLAGDAPLLFTGEAVQHWMFDSDPALRPLRETADLLAERTDWPRLYDTARLAANEVPAAAAIYHDDLYVDTEHSLRTARTIRGLRTWVTDEYEHDGLRVSGPRVLDRLLALVRGEV, encoded by the coding sequence GTGACCCTCTCGTACCGTCAGCCTGGAGTCGTACTCACCGACCGCCGCTTCAGCGTGCCGCTCGACCACGACGACCCGGCGGGGGAGCGGATCGAGGTCTTCGCGCGTGAAGCGGTCTCGGCGTCGCGCGGCGGCGCCGACCGGCCGTGGCTGGTCTACCTCCAGGGCGGTCCTGGCTTCGGCGCCACCCGCTTCAGCGGCGCGGAGTCCTGGCTCGCCCGCGCCCTCCAGGACTACCGCGTCCTCCTCGTCGACCAGCGCGGCACCGGCAGCTCCACGCCCGCCAACCGCCAGACCCTCCCACTGCGCGGCGGCCCCCGCGAACAGGCCGACTACCTCGCCCATTTCCGCGCCGACTCCATCGTCCGCGACTGCGAGGCGATCCGCCCGGAGGTGACCGGCGGCGCCCCCTGGACCGTCCTCGGGCAGAGCTTCGGCGGCTTCTGCGCCACCCACTACCTGTCGTCGGCGCCCGAGGGCCTCACCGCCGCCCTGATCACCGGCGGCCTGCCCGCCCTCGACGGTCACGCCGACGACGTGTACCGCGCGGCCTACCCGCGCATGGAGCGCAAGACCACCGCGCACTACGCCCGCTACCCCCAGGACGTCGAGCGCGCCCGCCGCATCGCCGCCCACCTCGCCGAGCACGACACGGTCCTGGGGGGCGGCTACCGGCTGACCGTCCCGGCCTTCCAGTCCCTCGGCATGCTCCTCGGCACGGGCGACGGCAGCCACCGCCTCCACTACCTCCTGGAGGACGCCTTCGTGCCCACCCCGGCCGGGCCCGCGCTCTCCGACGCCTTCCTGGAGAACATGCGGACGGCCCTCTCGTACGCGGGCAACCCGCTCTTCGCCGTCCTGCACGAGGCGATCTACGGCCAGGGCGGGCGGCCCACCGCCTGGTCCGCCGAGCGGATGCGCGGCGAGTTCCCGCAGTTCGACCCGGCGAAGACCCTGGCGGGCGACGCCCCGCTGCTCTTCACCGGAGAGGCCGTGCAGCACTGGATGTTCGACAGCGACCCGGCACTGCGCCCCCTGCGCGAGACCGCCGACCTCCTCGCCGAGCGCACCGACTGGCCGCGCCTGTACGACACCGCGCGCCTCGCCGCGAACGAGGTGCCCGCCGCAGCCGCGATCTACCACGACGACCTGTACGTCGACACGGAGCACTCCCTGCGCACCGCCCGCACCATCCGGGGCCTGCGCACCTGGGTCACCGACGAGTACGAGCACGACGGGCTGCGCGTGAGCGGACCGCGTGTGCTCGACCGGCTGCTCGCGCTCGTGCGCGGCGAGGTGTGA